One Malaclemys terrapin pileata isolate rMalTer1 chromosome 21, rMalTer1.hap1, whole genome shotgun sequence DNA window includes the following coding sequences:
- the LOC128827195 gene encoding death-associated protein kinase 2-like isoform X2, with product MAEDGGAVGLANGEARSPSDTVQETSWPEDDEVFMTERLSPTAMATFRPGNVEELYELLEKLGSGHFGVVKRCRKRSSGTLYAAKFVKMRKCKGSRLGLDREQVEREVSILQQLEHPNILRLHDLFASKAEMVLILELIRGGELFDFIAEKETLTEAEAIEFLQQILQGVAYMHGRHVAHFDLKPENIMLLEKDVPNPKIKIIDFGLAQKLEDGVTFKSLCGTPQYIAPEVINYEPLSSATDMWSIGVITYILLSGMSPFQGETDAETLSNVVAGNYEFEEKFFSETTDMAKDFIRQLLVKEPRNRMSAAESLVHPWIKPLSRKQATNRSRSSINMKNFRKFNARRKWKLSYNMVSACNRLCHLKLLCGQKKEDETLRGCESDQEDETTHPVTLLRRRRSSCS from the exons ATGGCTGAGGATGGCGGGGCCGTGGGCCTTGCCAATGGGGAGGCCAGGAGCCCCTCCGACACCGTCCAG GAGACCAGCTGGCCCGAGGACGATGAGGTCTTTATGACGGAGCGGCTGAGCCCCACCGCCATGGCCACGTTCAGACCCGGCAATGTGGAAGAGCTCTACGAGCTGCTGGAGAAGCTGGGCAG CGGGCACTTTGGGGTGGTGAAGCGCTGCCGGAAGCGGAGCTCGGGGACGCTCTACGCCGCCAAGTTCGTGAAGATGCGCAAGTGCAAGGGGAGCCGGCTGGGGCTGGACCGCGAGCAGGTGGAGCGGGAGGTCAGCATCCTGCAGCAGTTGGAGCACCCCAACATCCTGCGCTTGCACGACCTCTTCGCCAGCAAGGCCGAGATGGTGCTGATCCTGGAGCT GATCCGCGGCGGGGAGCTCTTTGACTTCATTGCCGAGAAGGAGACGCTGACAGAGGCGGAGGCCATCGAGTTCCTGCAGCAGATCCTGCAGGGCGTCGCCTACATGCACGGGCGGCACGTCGCCCACTTCGACCTCAag ccagagaATATCATGCTGCTGGAGAAAGATGTCCCCAACCCGAAAATCAAGATTATCGATTTTGGTCTGGCCCAAAAGCTGGAAGATGGAGTAACCTTCAAAAGCCTTTGCGGGACTCCGCAGTACATAG CTCCCGAAGTGATTAACTACGAGCCCCTGAGCTCGGCGACAGACATGTG GAGCATCGGCGTTATTACCTATATCTT GCTGAGTGGGATGTCCCCGTTCCAGGGCGAGACGGATGCCGAGACCCTCTCCAACGTTGTCGCTGGCAACTACGAGTTCGAGGAAAAATTCTTCAGCGAGACCACCGATATGGCCAAGGACTTCATCCGGCAGCTGCTGGTGAAGGAGCCCCG GAATCGCATGAGCGCGGCCGAGAGCCTTGTCCACCCGTGGATCAAG CCCCTGAGCCGGAAGCAGGCCACCAACCGTAGCCGTTCCTCCATCAACATGAAGAACTTCCGCAAGTTCAACGCCCGCAGGAAATGGAAG ctctcctacAACATGGTGTCTGCCTGCAACCGGCTCTGCCACCTGAAGCTCTTGTGTGGCCAGAAGAAGGAGGATGAGACTCTG CGCGGCTGCGAGAGCGACCAGGAGGATGAAACCACCCACCCGGTGACGCTGCTGCGCCGGCGGAGAAGCAGCTGCTCTTGA
- the LOC128827195 gene encoding death-associated protein kinase 2-like isoform X3, producing MTERLSPTAMATFRPGNVEELYELLEKLGSGHFGVVKRCRKRSSGTLYAAKFVKMRKCKGSRLGLDREQVEREVSILQQLEHPNILRLHDLFASKAEMVLILELIRGGELFDFIAEKETLTEAEAIEFLQQILQGVAYMHGRHVAHFDLKPENIMLLEKDVPNPKIKIIDFGLAQKLEDGVTFKSLCGTPQYIAPEVINYEPLSSATDMWSIGVITYILLSGMSPFQGETDAETLSNVVAGNYEFEEKFFSETTDMAKDFIRQLLVKEPRNRMSAAESLVHPWIKPLSRKQATNRSRSSINMKNFRKFNARRKWKLSYNMVSACNRLCHLKLLCGQKKEDETLRGCESDQEDETTHPVTLLRRRRSSCS from the exons ATGACGGAGCGGCTGAGCCCCACCGCCATGGCCACGTTCAGACCCGGCAATGTGGAAGAGCTCTACGAGCTGCTGGAGAAGCTGGGCAG CGGGCACTTTGGGGTGGTGAAGCGCTGCCGGAAGCGGAGCTCGGGGACGCTCTACGCCGCCAAGTTCGTGAAGATGCGCAAGTGCAAGGGGAGCCGGCTGGGGCTGGACCGCGAGCAGGTGGAGCGGGAGGTCAGCATCCTGCAGCAGTTGGAGCACCCCAACATCCTGCGCTTGCACGACCTCTTCGCCAGCAAGGCCGAGATGGTGCTGATCCTGGAGCT GATCCGCGGCGGGGAGCTCTTTGACTTCATTGCCGAGAAGGAGACGCTGACAGAGGCGGAGGCCATCGAGTTCCTGCAGCAGATCCTGCAGGGCGTCGCCTACATGCACGGGCGGCACGTCGCCCACTTCGACCTCAag ccagagaATATCATGCTGCTGGAGAAAGATGTCCCCAACCCGAAAATCAAGATTATCGATTTTGGTCTGGCCCAAAAGCTGGAAGATGGAGTAACCTTCAAAAGCCTTTGCGGGACTCCGCAGTACATAG CTCCCGAAGTGATTAACTACGAGCCCCTGAGCTCGGCGACAGACATGTG GAGCATCGGCGTTATTACCTATATCTT GCTGAGTGGGATGTCCCCGTTCCAGGGCGAGACGGATGCCGAGACCCTCTCCAACGTTGTCGCTGGCAACTACGAGTTCGAGGAAAAATTCTTCAGCGAGACCACCGATATGGCCAAGGACTTCATCCGGCAGCTGCTGGTGAAGGAGCCCCG GAATCGCATGAGCGCGGCCGAGAGCCTTGTCCACCCGTGGATCAAG CCCCTGAGCCGGAAGCAGGCCACCAACCGTAGCCGTTCCTCCATCAACATGAAGAACTTCCGCAAGTTCAACGCCCGCAGGAAATGGAAG ctctcctacAACATGGTGTCTGCCTGCAACCGGCTCTGCCACCTGAAGCTCTTGTGTGGCCAGAAGAAGGAGGATGAGACTCTG CGCGGCTGCGAGAGCGACCAGGAGGATGAAACCACCCACCCGGTGACGCTGCTGCGCCGGCGGAGAAGCAGCTGCTCTTGA
- the LOC128827195 gene encoding death-associated protein kinase 2-like isoform X1, with protein MDPNCRPCLWKPLPGRGVAASPCPPSASSCLMAEDGGAVGLANGEARSPSDTVQETSWPEDDEVFMTERLSPTAMATFRPGNVEELYELLEKLGSGHFGVVKRCRKRSSGTLYAAKFVKMRKCKGSRLGLDREQVEREVSILQQLEHPNILRLHDLFASKAEMVLILELIRGGELFDFIAEKETLTEAEAIEFLQQILQGVAYMHGRHVAHFDLKPENIMLLEKDVPNPKIKIIDFGLAQKLEDGVTFKSLCGTPQYIAPEVINYEPLSSATDMWSIGVITYILLSGMSPFQGETDAETLSNVVAGNYEFEEKFFSETTDMAKDFIRQLLVKEPRNRMSAAESLVHPWIKPLSRKQATNRSRSSINMKNFRKFNARRKWKLSYNMVSACNRLCHLKLLCGQKKEDETLRGCESDQEDETTHPVTLLRRRRSSCS; from the exons CTGATGGCTGAGGATGGCGGGGCCGTGGGCCTTGCCAATGGGGAGGCCAGGAGCCCCTCCGACACCGTCCAG GAGACCAGCTGGCCCGAGGACGATGAGGTCTTTATGACGGAGCGGCTGAGCCCCACCGCCATGGCCACGTTCAGACCCGGCAATGTGGAAGAGCTCTACGAGCTGCTGGAGAAGCTGGGCAG CGGGCACTTTGGGGTGGTGAAGCGCTGCCGGAAGCGGAGCTCGGGGACGCTCTACGCCGCCAAGTTCGTGAAGATGCGCAAGTGCAAGGGGAGCCGGCTGGGGCTGGACCGCGAGCAGGTGGAGCGGGAGGTCAGCATCCTGCAGCAGTTGGAGCACCCCAACATCCTGCGCTTGCACGACCTCTTCGCCAGCAAGGCCGAGATGGTGCTGATCCTGGAGCT GATCCGCGGCGGGGAGCTCTTTGACTTCATTGCCGAGAAGGAGACGCTGACAGAGGCGGAGGCCATCGAGTTCCTGCAGCAGATCCTGCAGGGCGTCGCCTACATGCACGGGCGGCACGTCGCCCACTTCGACCTCAag ccagagaATATCATGCTGCTGGAGAAAGATGTCCCCAACCCGAAAATCAAGATTATCGATTTTGGTCTGGCCCAAAAGCTGGAAGATGGAGTAACCTTCAAAAGCCTTTGCGGGACTCCGCAGTACATAG CTCCCGAAGTGATTAACTACGAGCCCCTGAGCTCGGCGACAGACATGTG GAGCATCGGCGTTATTACCTATATCTT GCTGAGTGGGATGTCCCCGTTCCAGGGCGAGACGGATGCCGAGACCCTCTCCAACGTTGTCGCTGGCAACTACGAGTTCGAGGAAAAATTCTTCAGCGAGACCACCGATATGGCCAAGGACTTCATCCGGCAGCTGCTGGTGAAGGAGCCCCG GAATCGCATGAGCGCGGCCGAGAGCCTTGTCCACCCGTGGATCAAG CCCCTGAGCCGGAAGCAGGCCACCAACCGTAGCCGTTCCTCCATCAACATGAAGAACTTCCGCAAGTTCAACGCCCGCAGGAAATGGAAG ctctcctacAACATGGTGTCTGCCTGCAACCGGCTCTGCCACCTGAAGCTCTTGTGTGGCCAGAAGAAGGAGGATGAGACTCTG CGCGGCTGCGAGAGCGACCAGGAGGATGAAACCACCCACCCGGTGACGCTGCTGCGCCGGCGGAGAAGCAGCTGCTCTTGA